The following nucleotide sequence is from Larus michahellis chromosome 10, bLarMic1.1, whole genome shotgun sequence.
GTGTCTCAGCAGAATGAAGGGAGATTGGTGCACTTAGCTGGCGCTCTGAGTACATCTAAGGTAAATAAACTAGTATCTTGAAGATGAGTAGTTCAAACTTAGTGGGAAGGAAAAATCTTTGCCAATTAAAACTACGTTTGATATCCAGGGAGAAGACATGTAGCTTCTCTCCTCCCCTGTAATCATTGCCGGCTACCACCCAAGCTTTGGTTCTTGGCTTGGAATTGAGGAGATGCTGTGCAGCCTTGGTCTCCCTACTCACAAGCAACATGCTCCCTTTAGCTGTGTTTACCCTCCCACTGCCTTTGTGAATTTCAGTTCCCCTTTATATACGAAACCTGTTGCGTATTCATGATGTTGTAAACTCTTTAGGCTCTTGCAGTACAGAGTTCTGACTTTTTCTGACCGTTTGCCGTGGTCAGCCTGCATTGCAGAAGGTAACACAAAACGGTAGCTTCCAGTTGAATAAAATCTCCCTCTGATTTAAACACTTAAACCTGCATATCATTACCcagcatttctggttttatttttcaccgTGGCAATAATTTTTGATAATGATTCTTTAGGTCAGATTTGTCAGTGATATAAAGAGATGctcctttttgtctttcataACATTTATTCTATATTCAACTGTGTGTAACATAGTGCTAATTATGTCCAGTGAAGTATGCAAATGGGTTTGATAATGAAAGTATAGTGTTTGAGTTCGCAAGGTACAGCATTTATAATGACttgtattttctttaacttttaaataGCCTTTGTTTGATCCCAGCTATGGGCTCTCCATCCAGGCTGTCAAACTTAAGCGTCATGTGGAAATGTACCAATGGGTAGAATATGAAGATTCTACGTAAGtgaaagaaatctttaaaatttgtttataaAGTTGTTTgttgcacccccagcctacttactGGGGGATGgtatgagaagcagaaaagcccttgtctctgtgcaagcactgctcagcaataactgaaacGTCCctgttatcaatgctgttttcagctcaaatccaaaatatatcgccatactagctactatgaagaaaattaactctacgcAGTACAAGCTGTTGTCTTAACACGATCCCATCacgttttttttttatgtccccacctccaaaggaaaaaaaaaaaggcaacaagtCTTTACAGCAAGAGAATTCAatagcttttgggttttttttagagagtcattttaatttccttggaGATGGTCAATGCTGCAGAATTTCCATCTGATCTGATCTGTTCTGATCTGATAAAGTTTGGGTAACATCCGAGGCCTTTTATCAAATGTTTCCACTTCCTCATTTTGTAGAATTTGAATGGGGTTTCTCGgcctctgtgctgcagctgtggttttctgttttccttattgtTGTCTGATGCTGGGCCACCTCAGAGCACATTGATCAATTTTCTGTCATATCTGTCGTCAACAGAATTCAAAGATCTTTACcaatttataaaaaagaaaaaaaaaaaagaaaacactcatgTCTTTCCCAAAGACTCAGTTTAATGTTCctaaagcttcttttttttattgatgtACTTTCTGCCCATCAGGATTTCTGTAACTTCACCTCCATAATACTCCCTGCCTGCTAGTTTATTATCAGAATCAAAACCGTTGTCCCAAAAATACCCGGTCCtgaattttttcaaataaaactttataatcctctttttttcctgcatctgctGAGCCTTTCCTGCCGCCATTCTCTAAAACATGATCATAGACCCTCAAgccaatttttttccttgtcctcaaaaaagaaatacaaaaagatttTTGCTGAATCCAGCAATTTCAATTATGAATTCCAGAGTAAACTCTGATAAACCCACTGACCCCAAAACTGCCTGGTTGATACCTACAGCCTAGCATACACTAGAATAtttcaaagcaatgaaaaaacatATTGTATCCGGTTGAATCTAGAAGTCAGATTCTTTTCTCAGACTTGTGGACACTTGAGACTTTTGGGCGCATGACTATGAGGGAAATCTCTTAATTTCATTGGTACTTCATATGTGTGGAAATCAAAGTACTTAATTAAAACAAGACATGATTCTcaatttttagaagactctgatACCCCTTATCCTTAATAATCAAAAGCCAACGTTAATTTCTAGCTGTGAAAGTAAACTGCAAATTTTAGTTGCTTGAGACACTCGGATTAGTTTATAACGGGCAACGCTGCAGTCTAGGTACCTTTTCAGTGGGATTTACAAAACTGTAATGAAATGTTAGCTACTCTGCTAATAGTtgcaagcagaagaggaaaaatgtttctgttgttaATAATTATTCCCCTGACAGTAGCATAAAAGCTATTAGCTGTTATGTAGGTCTGACTCCACAGAACTCATGTTACAGATGTCTTTTTGTGTCATCCCCAAAAAAATGTCAGGAGGTTGTGAAGGTGCgagaaataatttctcagtttCAATATGGTTATGGTGAAGCATCTCTAAAAGATTTATTGATTTAGGTCAGCTTCTCTCACTGACTTTAATACTGATTGTTCCACATTGTTATAGGCAACACCTCCTTGCTGGCAACATTGCCATAAAAGGGTTGTGACTGTTTAGCATTTGTGTGTAGTTTTCTCTTTGTACAGAGAATCTATGTCTTCAGAATAGGTAGTTCAGAGAAGAGTTAGCTTACTTGTAAAGATAAGTTTGTGTTGCCAGTGAGCTGTCTCTGCATTTCATTTGTAAAATGTATTCTGCCCTTagcaggggtgtgtgtgcactGTTTTGGTTCTCATCCCACCCCTTTTCTCTGCAGGGAATATGAAGAGAATGGTGAGATTAAGAAAGAGACAAAGTATTCATACAGTAAGTTGATCAACAGAAAGTCACTTTTCTTTTACGCATGTAGCTTGGGCTTTTacttttatgtgtgtgtattttgatttttgttgtaaACCCGGTATTTTCTTgttgggaaagaaaggaaaggaatgtgaagaaataagcaaaattctgttttctaaacaAATGGCAGTCCCTTTCTGAGGTGAAAGGAGGTGTGCGGTTAGCAAGCAACTACTACAGAAAGTCTTGTCTTGGAACTCCTAGAGGTTCAGAGCAGTATCCAGGGATAGGATGCTTCAGAGATAGGACCCATAAGGTCCTCTGTGACAGGAGATGGGAAGAGATGGCAGTGTGTTCAAAGGCATGCCTGAGATTACTCTTCAGAATTGAAGTAATTGGACATATGTCAGGCGTGAGCAGAAAATAACAGACAGGGAAGAACAGTGTAGGTCCAGCTGTAAGACAGCCTGTTGAGAGTCTGTTTAGGTGTTGATACCAGCTAATGAAAACCATCAGCACCTTCTGATGTGTGCTGCGGCTTTTGCCAAATGTTTTTTTGGCAGGAGCAGAACTGAGAGCATTATTCTGATCTGCCCAGTGGCAGAAAAATACTCTGAGTCATCATATATCTGGAGACTTGTCTCTGTGCTTTATTTATCTCTGATTAAAGCACATGGATGTGTAACATGGGTGTGCAGCAGTTTCTGGGTGTGATCATAAAAATACCCCAGCTCAGTGAAGCATGGGACCCTGCAGCATGGAGATGCGTAAGGAATAAACCCGGTGGTTGCGAGCTGTGAAAAACAGCCTTACAGTGGCAGGGAACAAGAAGAAATGCCTCTTAAAAAGACAGCTGCCCTCTCAAGATCGATGGGTTCTGTCCAGTAAAAGTCTGTATGTTACTAGATGTGGTGGGTTAGCTTTGGCTGGCAGCCAAGGGCCTGCACAGCCGCTTGCTTACTGTCCCCAtcagcaggatgggggaagaGATTGGGAAAAACAGGAATGAGAGAGCTTGTGGGTTGAAATGAAGACAGCAAGATCACTTACCCATTTTACCattgtgggcaaaacagacttgacttgaggAAAATGAACTTAATTTCttgtcaattaaaataaatatttaattactgattaGGGTGTGGGATAAACACATTTGCTCTAgccctttcccaggctcagcttcactccagACTCCTCTCCCCTTGCCTGCCTCTCCCCCAGACCCTTGCCTTGTTATCACCACAGGTTACACTCACTCCCTTTAGTGAAGCAGTGAGCGGTTCAGGGGCTGGGAGTGCATTTACAGTCAATACCTAGTGGTTTGTCTCTGCCACTCTTTCCTTCTTACACTTTTCCCGTGCTCCAGCATGGACTCTCCCCATGCTGCACTGAATACCTGCTCTGCCGTGGAGCACTTCCTTCTCTGACTTTGGTGTTCCCTCTGTTGATTCTCactcctttttattctctcccttccccgtttggtgttttctgccctttcttaaaaATGTGCCCTGAACTTCACTGATGGGCTGAGCTGTGGCCTGCAGTGGGTTTGATGTGGAGGCAGCTGTGTCCAacacagggcagcccctgacctCTTCCCACAGAGGCCACCCGTGCAGCCCCCCCTGCTGCCAAAATCTTGCCATGTACCCAGTACACCAGAATATCCCTGACAATGATCTCTACTCCACTGTTTAACTCTTTTTGCTTCCTCTCTACTCCTTCATGGAAGTAGAGCAAGCTATATCTAATAAGGAAGCTGCTCAGAAAAGGGACTCTAATTTTGTAGGAGTTATAAGAAACCTACTAGAATCTGTTCTGGGGATGTGGGAAGGCTTCTGTGGCCTGAACAAAGGCAGCACTGTGCATTTTTGACAGTGGCACGTAGAGGTACCATCTCTATCTGTTGCTTGACTGCGCTGAAATTTGCTAGTTCCAGCAGAGctcacagcctttcctcacaaaACCAGATTATTCCCAAAAAGTGGAGCCAGGAATCAAACCCAACAGCAAAGCTCCTACTGAGTGAAGTCGAGTTACAATTTTATTGCTAAAACCCCTTTTTTCTAAATCATGCTATTCGTCATTAATACACTGGGAAGATGGATTGAAGTATCAGTACAGATTGTGACATATATATTTTGATGTAAACATTATTTCTGCAAGTGTAACTTAGGCTGATTCACTGACTGAAAGGTGTCTTCAGTAACTAAGATGAGTGgcaatttttcctgttttctcaacTTTCATATAATTTTCTTTAGATACTGAATGGAAATCAGAAGTTGTGAACAGCAGAAACTTTGATCGAGAAATTGGACACAAAAACCCTAGGTAATGTACCACCTAGTACAGTCCCTCTAGATGCTGTCACTGTATCTGATCAAAGATGAAAGCTAAATCTTCATGACACAATGAAGTGGGTGGAAACTTTTGGTCTTTTGGTAGTTGGGAGAACTAAGGCACAGAGAGACTAGAGACCAGTTGAAAGCTTCCTAGTGGAACCAGAATTAAGTAATGGCTGGACATCAGGCTGTTACTGTATTACCTCTGGACCACGTGGTGTCCGCGTAGGAGAACTTGAATGGGTTACTTTCTGACTTTTATTGTCTGTTAGTGCAGTCTATTAGTAATTCTTTCCTCTATTACAAGTATGGGGTTAGAATAGCAGGCGGCCCATGAGCTTGTCATGCCACTTGCGTGCTGTTTTTTCTAAGCTAGTATGCATGAGCTCACAGGCCTATTTGTGGCAATCGTCCATATATAATTTGTTTCATGTATCTGTCATCTGCGGTATTTTACTTACACTACAACGTGCCATTTTTAATGCTAAGTTTTAGCTTCTCACAGCTTTTGTCATTCTCACAGCACCTGCTTGGTTCCTTAGGATGCAGGATGCCATCTGGCAAAAAACATCATGTGTGAGTGAAAAATACAGCTGGAGGGATAGTAGGACCAGGATTTCAACAAGACTTTGAACTTTGCAAAATCTCCAGAACTTTCTTTTGGTTCTGTGGGCTCATCCAAATACACTGTCCTTTATTTGGAAGTACTACTTCAGGCGGGAAAGCGAAGATCTATGTGATTTTAATGATAAGTCCCAACTAGCAGACTTGTATAGACAAGAGATAACGGAAAAAAGGATGCACAGATGGCATGCCTGCTTTGTCTGTCCTCCTCATGCACgtttttttgttaatgaaaattcTCCAAGCATTCTCCAGTAAATGCAAATCTCCAATTGAGAGTAAGAAACATCTTTCATTTAGTGCTCCTGCagtacataatttaaaatgtgcTGCAGCTAAGAACATTTTGTCTGAGTGTATTGGTACAAACCAAGGAGACCGAGCACAACTGTGGTGGATCTTTGCGTGAGGTCGCATGGTGTGTGCAGACATGCTGAACTTTAGAATTCATGCCTAGCATTAATGAGACTCTATTTTAAGTGTGTACTTCTAGTCTTCTTCCTCTGCCCATCCATCTTATCTTTTTATGCAACTTAcacatttgtgaaaataaaacctgtttacTGCCAAGGAGATTCTAGTAGTACTGCTACTTATGAAAATGAAGTCAAGTCTGTGAGTAGAAGATTCCTGAGTTTTGAATTTAATTAACATGGCCATGATGTAGAAGTACCTTTATATGGAGAACGCTTATGATCTAGGTTTCTTAATTTAGCAGATGAGATCTAGCAGTTGACAGCGGAAGCTATATAAATTCAGGCTAGAAATAAAGTGCATTTATGAGTGTAGTTAAAAGTTGCAGGAATTCATCTAGGAATGTGATCAATTCATTGTCACTCAAAACCTCTGTGTCACCACAGAACAGCTTCCGAAGAGCTGAACTCCATTTCAGCTCATTATAGGTGAAAAAACTAGTGAAAAAACTAGTGAAATCCCATAGTGTGAATGGAAGGTCAGGCCGAGGGATGAGCCAGTCCCATCCTGTCTTAACTTATTTTAATGGCTTCAACACTATGAAGTCTGGACACAGTTTCTTGATGGATTTGTTTTCATGTCATGCCAGCCATTTAGCTCTTTGAGTTTCTCCTGGTGTTTGACATAGTACGTTTTATGTGCTGTATGTTACGTACTGCAAATCAAGAGTTTGATCATAATTCTGGGACTAATCAGGGGCTCTCTCTGTTCCTCAGTGCAATGGCTGTGGAGTCTTTCACTGCTGTTTCTCCTAACGTTCAGGTTGGCAGCTTTGTTCTTTCCAACGGTAAGAATTGCTTTGTACTGGTTTTGTGTCCGCTGTTGTATCAGCAGAGGACTTTGGTTCTTTCCACAATGGCAGTCATTTCAAGTGATAATCGGGAAGCCAGCCAGCAAATTGGCTGTTTCCATGTTAGAGACTGTACCTGAGCTTGTTTCTTTATTCTGCTTAGGTCTTGTGGATAAAATTGATAACTTCAAGCAGTTGAGCTTGTCAAACCTTGAGGATCCACATGCTGATGTTACCCGAGGAGGAGATTATTTTTACCACAGTGAGAACCCCAGGCGTCCAGAAGTAAGAGAGAAAGATAAACCAAAGCAATGATTACTGttaatgtgggggaaaaaaaaaaaagttggggcATGTCCTAGTTCTATTTAAATATGTAGAAATTGGAGTGCAGACCATCACATAGGATGACAGCCTTCGTACAGTCCTTCAGCATGAGTGCTTCTCTTGCAGGAAGGTTCTGATCCTGCTGCTTTGTCTTCAGTTTTCTTGAGTCTGCCAAGCTTTTAAATGGAAGACACAggatggtgctgggcagtgggttCTACCTCTGCCTTGCCGTATTGAACAAAGAAATAGCTCGTTGTCAGCTTgtgctgcctgccctcctctgccaAAAGATGAAATAACAAGGGATGGACATAGGATCTCACTGGTGTTAATGTGCTCCTGCAGCTAAATCAGAGGGGATAATGCAAAACAGCATTTGAGCTATCCTGTTTCGGCTATCAAATAAGCCTGAAAAAGGTACAGCTTGGAGATAATTCTGGGTATCCTCTGGCTTGACATAAACATTAATACATAATGGATGTTGCCATGCAGAGTTGAATTTCCTGTGATTTTCCTTGGTAAAGGAAATTTTCTTGACTTCCAGTATTCTCTTGTTTGTAGGTAGGAGACCTTCGTGTCTCGTTCTTCTACGCAGGTCTGAGTGGAGATGATCCCCATTTGGGCTCTGCTGATAAGGTGAGTCTTCAgctgtttctgtattttgcaaACTCTGTTCCCAACTCAGTAACCAGTAAatacttttccctttcttccaagGTGACTGTGATCGCTCGCCAGCGAGGCGATCAACTGGTTCCATATCATACCAAGTCTGGAGATGTCCTGCAGATTCTGTACCCTGGGGATCTCTCTGTGGAGGTGAGATACCATACTGTACTAGTGACGGGTTAAAATTAGAGATGGTagtgcagaagcagcagaggaataagctctccttctccttcaggcCTGCTTTAGAGGAGGAGGTGCTCAATGTAAGCattggcttttctttctcctttttctaggACAACACGTTATAGCCTGTGTTTGCCTTCCAGGTTTCTGCATGTTCTTTGTGTTGCAGCAAAATGCCGTACTTCGCCCACTAGTAGTACATTATTTGGCTATAGTTAttccttatgttttttttttaaattttatacagGAGCTGTGGCTAAAGtagctatatatttatttttttaaaatccccttGTGTTGCTCCTGAACATCCTTTGCTTTAAAGGCCGTTTCTGTgccttctcattttgcttttatttgctctttgttaGTTTCCCACTTACACATGCAGGCACGTGCATTTGAAAAGGTTGTatgtaaaaatagtaaaaaacaGGCTTTAATTAAATAAACTGTAGGAGCTGTCCTCTCTTCAGCTTCTAATAACAGGAGTTTAGGcttgtttgaaatatttattgctgTTCTGGCTGAGAAAGGACCTTCAGGCAGAGCATTATGCTCCAATAAATCCTGCATGCTCCAGCAATTTGGTGATTCATTTACTCCTTTTAGTAGGTTTGTTTCCATTAATGGTTTTTTCATGCCCTACTGCAAAAATCCTAGATGTCAAGAATTTACAAGAGCTCCCAAAAGCAGttaaaaaggcttttgttttGAGTCAAAATAGAGTAGCAGTAGAATCAGCTCTCTGCTGGGAGCTCTGAATCTTCATTAGACAGAATTTAGTTAATTGGAAAGAATAATTCGTAGAGTACCTGTACGTACAAGTAACCAATACACATCTTTTCCCATTAAGTGCTTTCTTATGTCTTAGCCATCTTCATGCATCTGTTTTATATGGGCACATTGCCCATTTTGAAAAAACTTTATTCAGAATTCTTGCAAATAGatgttttgcttttatcttttcttccccgcacactgcttgctttctttcatatACCTTTCCTTCAGCCATCAGTggatattttgccttttctctcttcctccaacAAAGTGAAGTCAGGTCATTTCTTCTTGTTACATTTACTTAATAGCGTTGTATTTTCTACAGTAATGTTGAACGTATCCATTTGCAGCAAAACCTGTGTGCTTTCTGCCTGTGGTTATAATGTGTCGAATGGTGCTTGTTTAGCTGTGTTAATTTAGAAAAATGGTTTCCTGTGCTGCACTTTGAAACCTTTCCTAGTGCGCAGCAATACCGTGCAAAAAGACACTGCAAGATGAGCTGCAACCTATCTTCTATGAGAGAATTTGTACTCCTAAGATGCTGTGGGTTCTGATTACCTCATAATACACTGGAATCAAGAGGATCTCAAAAGAAATTGAGAAACAGGCTGCATATAATGGTGTTTGCTTTCAGGAAGTGTTTCAGAAAGAGCATGAGAGTAACACCATGAAGACCTGGGCCCTCCGTGCAGCAGGCTGGCTGTCAATGTTTGTAGGCATCAGCCTAATGACCCGAATCTTTTACACTTTGGGTAAGTTTTTTACAGAAAGGTAAAATGATGTAGAAATAGGATCATAATCCCTACAGACATCCTCTCTTGCTCACATATGCAATTAATTAATTTGGAGGTCAGGAGGAATCTGGTTTGAGCTCCGACTGGATTTGATCTGAGAGTTACTGTAGGCAATTGCAGGTAAACAGGATCCCAGAACCAGGTGGTTGCTttgtgaacattaaaaaaaaaaaaaaaaaatacacaaatatctGTTGTCAGTCTCAAAAGATGCCAGCCCAGTGCTTCCTGAAATGAGAAGCCGAAACACATGTTGGGCTGGTTCTTCCAAGTCTAACTCAAGGTGCTGCAATCCAGTTCCTTTGTACACCTGTACACAAGTGGTCCCCCCAACAGGCCTTAATTACTAGTTGTATAGTAACATGGTTTTGTGTCTGGTTATTCTACACTACTGTGAACACacagcaaaaaatgtttttgtttatccTTTTAGCATACAAAAATGTTGGAATAAAAACTTAGAGAAAAGCAGGATGGTGCTTCCAACTTGTATAAACTTCAAATATCAAAGCTATCATTTGCTTTGTAGTGGTgcgcaatttttttttcttatttacttgTCCATATACATGCTACTGCAAGATTTATTGTTGCCAGAAATAAATTTTGGTGCTAGCATATTGTATCAGTTGCCCTAGACTTGTTCCATAGCTGCAAGGCTTTCAGTCTACTCTGCCTCTCACGCCTTGGACAAGACTTCAGACTTAATTTTGGATTACCTTCTATCTGAAGAGATGAGGAGACCATTGTCTTAGATGTTCAGCTGTTGCTTAATTATCAAATGCCTTGAGGATAGTCTGCTGAAATGCCTTATCCAGCGCTCTTGATAAATAATTAGACTCTGTCTTTTGATTGCAATAGCGAATGTGCAAATCCTAGGCATGAATAAGGCTTCCTTTTTGAACTATCATCTTGTCAACTGCTTTATCCCGTTTAATTCTTTCTGCAGTGGACTGGTTTCCTATTGTGAGAGATCTGGTTAACATTGGATTAAAAGCATTTGCCGTCTGTGTAGCCACT
It contains:
- the TMEM43 gene encoding transmembrane protein 43, which produces MSRNFSDTGSRKEHVKITSESKPGFLERLSETSGGMLMGLVTFLLSFYLLFTNEGRALRTAKSLDEGLSLVIPLDSIHSVSQQNEGRLVHLAGALSTSKPLFDPSYGLSIQAVKLKRHVEMYQWVEYEDSTEYEENGEIKKETKYSYNTEWKSEVVNSRNFDREIGHKNPSAMAVESFTAVSPNVQVGSFVLSNGLVDKIDNFKQLSLSNLEDPHADVTRGGDYFYHSENPRRPEVGDLRVSFFYAGLSGDDPHLGSADKVTVIARQRGDQLVPYHTKSGDVLQILYPGDLSVEEVFQKEHESNTMKTWALRAAGWLSMFVGISLMTRIFYTLVDWFPIVRDLVNIGLKAFAVCVATSLSLLTISIGWLFYRPLWALLIGLLSVVPIVIAKSRVPPKKQQ